A section of the Paenibacillus odorifer genome encodes:
- a CDS encoding V4R domain-containing protein, with product MDQFTFTDMKKIKRKNLGNVVPLELFRTIRLIGLYQALPMNGKGTTLTIGRKIGEEFGVTSVNELFELFEELKIGIPIITHEDDKGMTIAVHDCFCEGLPIMEGKMVCDLEGAIIEGALTKIRGKRVSVREIKCNVNGDEYCEYLVKY from the coding sequence ATGGATCAATTTACTTTTACAGATATGAAAAAAATAAAGAGAAAAAATTTAGGTAATGTCGTACCTTTAGAGCTTTTCAGAACGATTAGACTGATTGGTTTATATCAAGCGTTACCCATGAATGGTAAGGGTACAACGTTGACTATAGGAAGAAAAATTGGGGAAGAATTTGGTGTTACCTCGGTTAATGAACTATTCGAGTTATTCGAAGAATTGAAGATAGGGATTCCTATAATAACCCATGAAGATGACAAGGGGATGACGATTGCAGTACACGATTGTTTCTGCGAAGGGTTACCTATTATGGAAGGAAAAATGGTTTGTGACCTGGAGGGGGCCATTATTGAAGGAGCACTTACTAAAATTCGTGGAAAGCGGGTTTCCGTCCGGGAAATAAAATGTAATGTTAATGGGGATGAATATTGCGAATATCTCGTCAAATATTAA
- a CDS encoding MFS transporter, protein MKLSKEEKSWILYDCGNSAYSMAVTTALLPIVFGMFSNVNSSMDLGYFNSIASILVAILSPILGTIADYKDKKKRFFLFFSLIGVLATASLAFVAPASGQWQLLIVFYILSVIGFAGANIFYDSFLVDITTDERMDKVSTKGFAYGYIASVIPFGISLLLILFMGMEKSIGYQIGFIITALWWGLLTIPMIRDVKQRYYIEPEPRPVINSFKRLGDTFRNVRQHKVVFVFLIAYFLYIDGVDTIIKMVVPYATSVLGADAFDTFTLLGILLVIQIIAFPCAILYGNLAKKYSARTLIIVGIVTYIISCIAAFFITSVWHIFILGALIGSAQGGIQALSRSYYAKIIPKENSNEFFGFYNIFGKFAAIVGPAVMSLTTTLTGNAKFSILAIIPLFIIGLFVFITLPKEQPEHDEPKGLIL, encoded by the coding sequence ATGAAACTTAGCAAAGAGGAAAAATCATGGATTTTATATGACTGTGGGAATTCGGCCTATTCGATGGCGGTTACAACTGCTTTATTGCCTATTGTATTTGGCATGTTTTCAAATGTTAACAGCAGCATGGATTTAGGGTACTTTAATTCCATTGCGAGTATTCTAGTGGCTATCCTTAGTCCGATTTTAGGCACGATCGCAGATTACAAAGATAAGAAAAAGCGCTTTTTCTTATTTTTCTCTTTGATAGGTGTGCTGGCTACGGCTTCGTTGGCATTCGTTGCACCTGCGAGCGGGCAGTGGCAGTTATTGATTGTGTTTTATATCCTGTCTGTTATAGGTTTTGCCGGAGCCAATATTTTTTATGACTCTTTTCTTGTGGATATAACCACTGATGAAAGGATGGATAAGGTATCCACAAAAGGTTTTGCTTATGGATATATCGCCAGTGTCATTCCATTTGGCATCAGCCTACTATTGATTCTGTTTATGGGGATGGAGAAGTCGATCGGTTATCAGATTGGGTTTATCATTACTGCCCTTTGGTGGGGGCTGTTGACCATACCCATGATCAGAGATGTGAAGCAGAGATATTATATTGAGCCTGAACCAAGACCTGTAATCAACAGTTTTAAAAGACTGGGAGACACCTTTAGGAATGTTAGACAGCATAAAGTTGTATTTGTTTTCTTAATTGCGTACTTTCTTTATATTGATGGGGTAGATACGATTATTAAAATGGTGGTGCCCTATGCCACATCGGTTCTGGGTGCGGATGCTTTTGACACCTTTACCTTACTGGGGATATTATTAGTTATCCAGATCATCGCTTTTCCTTGTGCAATCCTGTATGGTAATCTCGCCAAAAAATACTCCGCCAGGACTTTGATAATCGTGGGGATTGTTACATATATCATTTCCTGCATCGCGGCTTTTTTTATCACTTCAGTGTGGCATATATTTATTTTAGGTGCGCTAATTGGTTCCGCTCAGGGAGGCATTCAGGCGCTCAGCAGGTCTTATTATGCGAAGATCATTCCAAAGGAGAATTCCAATGAATTCTTTGGTTTTTACAATATTTTTGGCAAGTTCGCGGCCATTGTTGGTCCTGCTGTAATGTCTTTAACAACAACCTTAACAGGTAATGCTAAATTTAGTATTTTAGCGATTATCCCACTTTTTATTATTGGATTATTCGTATTTATAACTTTACCTAAAGAGCAGCCTGAACATGACGAACCTAAGGGGCTTATTCTATGA
- a CDS encoding alkaline phosphatase family protein — MKSIKAQTAMAKHLIVISYDAFSEDHWALASRLPNLAELIKNGAHSHKLKSVYPTLTYVVHTTIATGVYPDKHGIHHNNPFQPFIKEEEQNWFWFRNAIKVPTIYDVAREHKMSTAGILWPVSGKSSIQYNIPEIRAIKNENQALKILKSGSPLYCVDMELKYGRIRQGIEQPYLDDFTTKCAIDTIKRKKPNLLMMHLIDLDDAKHAYGTDSDEVKQVITRMDKRLGDIMQAVDEAGIKDDTIFLILGDHGQFNVRYKVHLNNLLQEKGLIYEENGEMKWRAYLQCGGGAAYLHIRQGDEEAEQIALAVIGDHMRDESSGIEKLYARDELDYFHVGQTTKYMLEAKRGYCFDESMNEPTIVDLDKQGVKFATHGYSPDKDGYRCNLVVSGEKIRNGHPIGDIEMVDIAPTMAKILGIDFNPGDGRPLEEIFMD; from the coding sequence ATGAAGTCAATTAAAGCACAAACGGCTATGGCCAAGCATTTGATCGTCATCTCTTACGATGCCTTTTCAGAAGACCACTGGGCATTGGCCAGCCGGCTTCCAAACTTAGCGGAATTAATTAAAAACGGAGCCCATAGCCATAAATTGAAAAGTGTGTATCCGACACTCACATATGTAGTGCACACGACCATAGCAACCGGTGTATATCCGGATAAGCATGGCATCCACCACAACAATCCGTTTCAGCCCTTTATTAAGGAAGAGGAGCAAAATTGGTTCTGGTTTAGAAATGCGATCAAGGTGCCAACGATTTACGATGTTGCGCGCGAGCATAAGATGAGCACAGCCGGAATCCTATGGCCAGTATCGGGTAAATCCTCCATCCAATACAATATACCTGAAATCAGAGCCATCAAAAACGAAAATCAGGCACTGAAGATATTAAAAAGCGGAAGCCCCTTATACTGCGTGGATATGGAGCTGAAATATGGCCGGATCCGCCAAGGGATTGAGCAGCCCTATCTGGATGACTTCACGACCAAATGTGCTATAGACACGATTAAGCGCAAAAAACCTAATCTTCTAATGATGCATCTGATCGATCTGGATGATGCCAAACATGCTTATGGAACTGACAGTGACGAAGTGAAGCAGGTAATCACACGTATGGATAAAAGGTTAGGCGATATTATGCAGGCAGTGGATGAAGCGGGGATAAAGGATGATACGATTTTTTTAATTTTGGGGGACCATGGCCAGTTTAATGTTAGGTACAAGGTGCATTTGAACAACCTTTTGCAGGAAAAAGGCCTGATCTATGAAGAGAACGGCGAAATGAAGTGGAGAGCTTACCTACAGTGTGGGGGTGGAGCGGCTTACTTGCATATCCGGCAGGGTGATGAAGAAGCTGAGCAAATAGCATTAGCTGTTATTGGAGATCATATGAGAGATGAATCCTCAGGTATAGAGAAATTGTATGCTAGAGATGAACTGGATTATTTTCATGTGGGCCAAACCACAAAGTATATGCTTGAGGCTAAGAGAGGTTATTGTTTCGACGAAAGTATGAATGAACCAACGATTGTTGATTTGGACAAACAAGGCGTTAAATTTGCCACGCATGGCTATTCTCCTGATAAAGACGGCTATAGATGCAACTTGGTTGTCTCTGGGGAAAAGATTAGAAATGGGCATCCTATAGGGGACATCGAAATGGTAGATATAGCCCCCACGATGGCAAAGATTTTAGGGATTGATTTTAATCCAGGTGACGGAAGACCTTTAGAGGAAATTTTTATGGACTAA
- a CDS encoding YitT family protein, protein MIETRKQKSNKLKIFSKVFMIIIGALIAAYGLESVLIPNNVSDGGVTGLSIVGSELFGLPLGLLIGIINIPFVWLGYKQIGKSFALYSVIGIASLAIGTSLMHHVPTIIEGDTLLITVVGGIIIGFGMGLALRNGGALDGIDMLAVLLSRKLPFGTSDLILFLNMFVFIVVSTVFGLQGAILSALAYFIASKVIHIIEEGLSGSKTFKIITIQPEIMVETIRDRLGRGATYTDAYGGYSNEQFKEITCVINRLEESKIKDIIREIDPNAFVVVYDVAEVKGGSFKKKNIH, encoded by the coding sequence ATGATTGAAACGCGAAAACAGAAATCAAATAAACTCAAGATATTCTCAAAAGTATTCATGATTATTATTGGGGCGCTAATAGCTGCCTATGGTCTAGAATCTGTATTGATACCCAACAATGTCTCAGATGGAGGTGTCACAGGTCTAAGCATCGTTGGCTCTGAACTGTTTGGCTTACCGCTAGGGCTGCTAATTGGCATAATTAATATCCCTTTTGTGTGGCTAGGATATAAGCAAATTGGTAAAAGCTTTGCTCTTTATTCCGTTATCGGTATTGCTTCACTGGCTATTGGCACTAGTCTTATGCATCATGTACCGACGATTATAGAAGGTGATACCTTATTAATTACCGTTGTTGGCGGGATTATTATCGGTTTTGGTATGGGGTTAGCCTTACGTAATGGTGGAGCATTAGATGGGATAGATATGTTAGCTGTCTTACTTTCACGAAAATTACCTTTTGGGACCAGTGATTTAATCTTATTTCTAAACATGTTTGTATTTATTGTTGTTTCAACAGTATTTGGCCTACAAGGGGCTATTCTATCAGCACTTGCTTATTTTATTGCTTCTAAGGTCATTCATATTATTGAAGAAGGTTTGAGTGGCTCTAAAACGTTTAAAATCATCACTATTCAACCGGAAATCATGGTCGAGACTATTCGTGACCGATTGGGTCGTGGAGCAACTTATACAGATGCTTATGGCGGCTACTCAAATGAACAATTCAAAGAAATCACTTGTGTCATTAACCGTCTGGAAGAAAGTAAAATAAAAGATATTATTCGTGAAATTGACCCGAATGCTTTTGTAGTAGTCTACGATGTTGCAGAAGTTAAGGGCGGCAGTTTCAAAAAGAAAAATATTCACTAA
- a CDS encoding nucleotidyltransferase domain-containing protein, with product MDMDAVHKDKILIKNEKLISMVIERAKRDFSDDIAIIGLTGSFSTGDFHEKSDLDLIIINNTEQGWGISSCFILDDIGYDLYCTPWETRIEDQANLESPMISCLVDLQVLYCAKPEYLEKLNLYKQRALDALAMPIGRECISRAKKCIDIAKQEYANTLLSEDIGAVRYDSSEVLYNLLNALTHLNNTYFKRGIKRYLEEIATYRYVPDDFEKTYMAVIEAKTIDEIRSAVYKALKNINDLYNKMYKDFVVQPVPSYDNLGGTYEELWCNYRNKIIASVESGDRSYAYLAAMGIQGFLDEMTEWKGTKKFDIMQYFDSDHLQVFKNEFLKVMDEYLEEYNKVGRKVERYNTFEQLYNQYMKV from the coding sequence ATGGATATGGATGCTGTTCATAAAGACAAGATTTTAATCAAAAATGAAAAGCTTATTAGCATGGTCATTGAACGGGCTAAGAGAGATTTTTCTGATGATATTGCAATTATAGGGCTTACAGGTTCTTTTAGTACTGGGGATTTTCATGAAAAAAGCGATCTTGATCTAATCATAATTAATAACACAGAGCAAGGCTGGGGGATATCTTCGTGTTTTATTTTGGATGATATTGGATACGATCTATATTGTACGCCATGGGAAACAAGGATAGAAGATCAAGCCAATCTCGAGAGTCCAATGATTTCATGTCTGGTGGATTTACAGGTGTTATACTGTGCAAAACCCGAATATTTGGAAAAGCTAAATTTATATAAACAGAGAGCACTCGATGCTCTGGCCATGCCTATAGGGAGAGAATGTATCAGTAGAGCGAAAAAGTGTATAGACATAGCAAAACAGGAATATGCGAATACATTACTTTCTGAAGATATAGGAGCAGTAAGGTATGATTCAAGCGAAGTTTTATACAATTTGTTAAATGCGCTAACTCATTTGAACAATACTTATTTCAAACGGGGAATTAAGAGATATTTGGAGGAAATAGCTACGTACCGTTATGTTCCTGATGATTTTGAAAAGACATATATGGCTGTGATAGAGGCGAAGACTATCGATGAAATCAGAAGTGCAGTATATAAGGCACTTAAAAACATCAATGATTTATATAATAAAATGTATAAGGATTTTGTAGTGCAGCCTGTCCCAAGCTATGATAATCTTGGCGGAACTTATGAGGAATTATGGTGCAACTACCGCAATAAGATTATAGCAAGTGTAGAATCGGGTGATAGATCGTATGCGTATCTTGCAGCAATGGGCATACAAGGTTTTCTTGATGAAATGACAGAATGGAAGGGAACTAAAAAGTTTGATATCATGCAGTATTTTGATTCTGACCATCTTCAAGTCTTTAAAAATGAGTTTCTGAAGGTCATGGATGAATATCTGGAGGAATATAACAAGGTAGGCAGGAAAGTCGAACGATACAATACTTTCGAGCAATTATATAACCAATATATGAAGGTATAG
- a CDS encoding DUF6442 family protein: protein MKKEEILEKSRNEKGDEGKEFVFAKGRKSGFIGMLIVFCILSVFSLYNHSQETNLALKALIAMFFGYLSCEGLGMYSVTKKKMHLLNFILGLIISVSFLFIYFYGMSD, encoded by the coding sequence ATGAAAAAGGAAGAAATATTAGAAAAAAGCAGAAATGAAAAAGGAGACGAAGGAAAAGAATTTGTATTTGCTAAAGGCAGAAAAAGCGGATTCATTGGAATGTTGATTGTATTTTGCATTCTGAGTGTCTTCAGTTTATATAATCATAGTCAAGAAACAAATCTTGCATTAAAAGCCTTGATAGCCATGTTTTTTGGATATTTGAGCTGTGAAGGTCTTGGGATGTATTCTGTAACTAAGAAAAAGATGCATTTACTCAATTTCATTTTAGGATTAATTATAAGTGTTTCGTTTTTGTTTATTTACTTTTATGGGATGAGTGATTAG
- a CDS encoding helix-turn-helix transcriptional regulator: protein MSEPLVLKNKLREARTEQKLSQAQLAEMVGVSRNTISSIETGQFNPTAKLALILCIALDKKFEELFYFD, encoded by the coding sequence ATGAGTGAACCTTTGGTTTTAAAAAATAAACTGCGCGAAGCAAGAACGGAACAAAAATTATCGCAAGCACAATTGGCAGAAATGGTGGGTGTCTCAAGAAATACTATAAGCTCGATTGAAACCGGACAGTTTAACCCTACTGCAAAATTAGCTTTGATTTTATGTATTGCGTTGGATAAAAAATTCGAAGAATTATTTTATTTTGATTAA
- a CDS encoding cation-translocating P-type ATPase — protein sequence MEYYRNNVADSLQDVQSSANGLTSAEVDNRLKDYGFNELKGKKKDPVWKLFLENFKDPMVVVLLIAAIVQIVMGQVMESLIIFLVLILNAVISVIQTRKAESSLDALQQMSAPEAKVLRDGELKTVPARELVRGDIVWLEAGDFVPADGRIIESESLKINEGMLTGESEAVEKHTNIIAKESPLGDRRNMAFSGSLVVYGRGTLVVTGTALTTEIGKIAELIESAEAKQTPLQRKLETFSKQLGVAIILLSIVIFAIQAGRVWLSNETVDTTEAILNALMFAVAVAVAAIPEALSSIVTIVLSVGTNKMAKQHAIIRKLPAVEALGSTSVICTDKTGTLTQNKMTVVDYFLPEGDRDQFNQAPEEWSEEARRLLHIAVLCNDSNINEDGKELGDPTEVALIAFSNSKNKDYKEIRDNFPREAELPFDSDRKLMTTLHTFNGQKAMITKGGPDVLFGLCSHVLLSGKEVPMTPEVLERFFEANEEFSSRALRVLAYAYKTVPNTVTEVGLEDEQNLVLVGLTAMIDPPREAVYGAIAESQKAGIRTIMITGDHKTTAQAIGRDIGLMTENEIAVTGQELDAMSDEELDQKLEQIGVYARVSPENKIRIVRAWQRKGKITAMTGDGVNDAPALKQADIGVAMGSGTDVAKDAAAMILTDDNFVSIVNAVSVGRTVFDNIKKAIAYLFSGNLGAIIAILFALIFNWINPFTAIQLLFINLANDSLPAIALGMEKPEPNVMNRKPRELKEGIFAGGMMQAIVTRGLLIGIAVIISLYIGLQDSPDMGVAMAFTTLILSRTLQTFAARSNSQTAIEAGLFSNKYVIGAVLVCFAFYGIAVLPGVREIFSIPASFGMSEWLIAAGLALGSLILMELTKVVRRAFTPKSVEQNPVNS from the coding sequence GTGGAATATTACCGCAACAATGTAGCCGACAGTTTACAGGATGTTCAGAGTTCAGCTAACGGGCTTACTTCGGCAGAAGTCGACAATCGTCTAAAAGATTATGGTTTTAACGAATTAAAAGGAAAGAAAAAAGATCCTGTTTGGAAGCTTTTTCTTGAAAACTTCAAAGACCCTATGGTAGTCGTACTGCTTATAGCCGCCATTGTCCAGATTGTTATGGGACAAGTTATGGAGTCGCTTATTATTTTCCTCGTGTTGATTCTCAATGCAGTTATAAGTGTCATCCAGACCCGTAAAGCGGAGAGTTCACTGGATGCCTTGCAGCAGATGTCAGCCCCCGAGGCCAAAGTGCTGCGTGATGGAGAATTAAAAACCGTCCCGGCAAGGGAACTTGTACGCGGTGATATCGTCTGGCTGGAAGCCGGCGATTTTGTACCCGCCGATGGCCGGATTATAGAATCGGAAAGCTTAAAAATAAATGAGGGTATGCTAACCGGAGAATCCGAAGCTGTGGAAAAGCATACAAATATCATCGCGAAAGAATCTCCGCTTGGAGACCGGCGTAATATGGCGTTCAGCGGTTCACTAGTTGTATATGGCCGCGGAACGCTAGTAGTAACGGGAACTGCACTCACTACCGAAATCGGAAAAATTGCTGAACTCATTGAAAGCGCCGAAGCCAAGCAAACGCCGCTGCAGCGCAAGCTCGAAACATTCAGCAAGCAGCTGGGGGTAGCAATTATACTCCTGTCCATTGTAATCTTTGCCATCCAGGCCGGACGTGTTTGGTTATCGAATGAGACTGTGGATACAACAGAAGCTATCCTGAATGCGTTAATGTTTGCAGTCGCTGTGGCGGTTGCTGCGATTCCCGAAGCTCTTTCCTCAATAGTAACTATTGTCCTATCCGTAGGTACTAATAAGATGGCTAAGCAACATGCGATTATTCGTAAGCTACCCGCTGTCGAAGCCCTTGGGTCAACCAGTGTCATCTGTACAGATAAAACCGGTACCCTCACCCAGAATAAAATGACTGTTGTAGATTACTTTCTACCAGAAGGTGACCGTGATCAATTCAATCAAGCGCCTGAAGAATGGTCTGAAGAAGCCCGGCGGCTCCTGCATATTGCCGTGCTCTGCAACGACTCTAACATTAATGAGGATGGTAAAGAGCTGGGTGATCCTACAGAGGTAGCACTTATTGCCTTCAGCAACAGCAAGAATAAAGATTATAAGGAAATACGCGATAATTTCCCTCGCGAAGCCGAACTACCTTTTGACTCGGATCGCAAGCTGATGACGACCTTGCATACTTTTAACGGACAAAAAGCAATGATTACTAAAGGTGGACCCGATGTGCTCTTTGGTCTATGCTCGCATGTACTGTTAAGTGGAAAAGAAGTGCCGATGACACCAGAAGTTCTTGAACGCTTCTTCGAAGCCAATGAGGAGTTCTCCAGCAGAGCACTCCGTGTACTTGCCTATGCCTACAAAACCGTACCAAATACAGTTACTGAAGTCGGATTGGAGGATGAACAAAATCTAGTGCTCGTAGGTTTGACAGCTATGATTGATCCACCTCGGGAAGCTGTCTACGGCGCGATCGCAGAGTCTCAGAAGGCTGGAATCCGAACCATCATGATTACCGGTGATCATAAGACAACCGCACAAGCGATCGGCCGCGATATCGGTCTGATGACTGAGAATGAAATTGCCGTAACCGGCCAAGAACTCGATGCCATGTCTGACGAGGAACTTGATCAAAAACTTGAACAGATCGGTGTCTACGCCCGTGTCTCTCCGGAGAACAAGATCAGAATTGTCCGCGCGTGGCAGCGGAAAGGCAAAATAACAGCCATGACCGGTGATGGTGTAAATGACGCGCCTGCTTTGAAACAAGCAGATATCGGAGTTGCCATGGGCAGTGGAACCGATGTTGCCAAAGATGCGGCTGCCATGATTTTGACCGATGATAATTTTGTATCCATTGTCAATGCTGTATCTGTGGGCAGAACGGTATTTGACAATATTAAAAAAGCGATCGCCTATTTGTTCTCAGGTAACCTGGGTGCAATTATCGCCATCCTATTTGCCCTTATTTTCAACTGGATTAATCCTTTCACAGCGATTCAGCTTCTATTCATCAATCTGGCGAATGATTCTCTGCCCGCCATTGCTCTCGGGATGGAAAAACCTGAACCTAATGTGATGAATAGAAAACCAAGAGAGCTCAAGGAAGGAATATTCGCAGGAGGAATGATGCAGGCCATTGTCACTCGTGGTCTACTCATAGGTATAGCTGTTATCATATCCCTGTATATCGGACTTCAGGATTCACCTGATATGGGCGTAGCTATGGCATTCACAACCCTGATCTTGTCTCGTACATTGCAGACCTTTGCCGCCCGTTCGAACAGTCAAACTGCTATTGAAGCTGGCCTTTTCAGCAACAAATACGTCATCGGAGCCGTTCTGGTCTGCTTTGCCTTTTACGGCATTGCGGTTCTGCCAGGAGTTAGAGAAATCTTCTCGATTCCGGCTTCATTTGGAATGTCAGAGTGGCTGATTGCAGCAGGCTTAGCCCTCGGCTCCCTCATCCTAATGGAATTAACGAAGGTTGTTCGAAGAGCTTTTACACCCAAATCTGTTGAACAGAACCCTGTAAATTCCTGA
- a CDS encoding MFS transporter, whose amino-acid sequence MSVRNRWLMISVGLGILLNPLNSSMVSVAIPRLQNVFQLDYTGVSWIIFSFYIASSIAQPVMGKASDLFGRRKIFLTGLVVSFIAGLLAPLSPNFGCLIVFRIVQAIGTSMMVAVGMAIVRIHITEKQATALSVLSIFLSGAAAIGPFIGGVIIHWWDWPAIFFVNIPFVVASFLLSWRHIPKHEPSTTITRGMSLRKWFDLIDASGILLFTVGLVGVLLGLLSAKSSGHISLIHVITLLSGLILLGAFVRHELKAASPFIPLRTFAKYPAMTWVNVEFMLVNVLFYSLFFGIPSYLQMVRHVSEFQTGILMLTLGLCSLVTAPIAGRWIDRSGPRPALLVSGVLMTLGSVWLVTLNQTSPVISVCVALAAFGISNGLNNVGLQAALFQSSPKEIIGVASGLFNTSRYLGTILSSLLIGIIMGGKFSFAGFQVLGVILTIIALSLVFMSRKHRESGQLQESANSGASK is encoded by the coding sequence ATGAGTGTTCGCAACAGGTGGTTAATGATTTCAGTAGGTCTGGGGATTTTATTGAACCCTTTAAATTCTTCGATGGTGTCTGTGGCTATTCCAAGGCTGCAAAATGTATTCCAGCTTGACTATACAGGTGTTTCCTGGATTATTTTTTCTTTTTACATTGCAAGCAGCATCGCTCAACCTGTCATGGGAAAGGCCAGCGATTTATTCGGCCGGAGGAAAATATTTCTTACCGGGCTTGTCGTATCCTTCATTGCAGGTTTATTAGCTCCTCTCTCCCCAAACTTTGGCTGTCTCATCGTGTTCCGTATTGTGCAAGCCATTGGAACTAGCATGATGGTTGCCGTTGGAATGGCCATTGTGCGGATTCATATTACGGAGAAACAAGCGACCGCACTGTCTGTTTTATCCATCTTCCTATCCGGCGCGGCAGCAATTGGACCCTTTATTGGCGGGGTTATTATTCACTGGTGGGACTGGCCAGCTATCTTTTTCGTCAATATTCCATTCGTGGTGGCGAGCTTTCTATTATCTTGGAGGCATATCCCCAAGCACGAACCGTCAACAACCATTACCCGGGGAATGTCCCTGCGCAAATGGTTTGATTTGATTGACGCGTCAGGAATCCTGCTCTTCACTGTGGGGCTGGTTGGCGTGCTCCTTGGATTGCTTTCAGCAAAATCATCCGGACATATCTCATTAATACATGTCATTACCTTGCTATCAGGACTCATTCTGCTGGGGGCATTCGTCCGGCATGAGCTAAAAGCGGCGTCACCCTTTATTCCTTTACGTACATTTGCCAAATATCCGGCAATGACTTGGGTTAATGTTGAATTCATGCTCGTTAATGTACTTTTTTACTCACTCTTTTTCGGGATTCCATCCTACTTGCAAATGGTACGTCATGTCAGTGAATTCCAAACTGGGATTCTCATGCTAACGCTGGGATTATGCTCGCTGGTTACTGCTCCAATAGCAGGACGCTGGATCGATAGATCAGGACCCCGGCCAGCATTGCTGGTGTCCGGGGTCCTGATGACATTGGGATCAGTGTGGCTTGTGACCTTAAATCAGACTTCACCGGTGATCAGTGTATGTGTGGCTTTAGCTGCATTTGGTATTAGCAACGGATTGAACAATGTCGGCCTGCAAGCAGCCTTGTTCCAAAGTTCTCCAAAAGAAATCATCGGTGTAGCCTCCGGATTATTTAATACATCGAGATACCTGGGAACCATTCTCTCTTCATTGTTAATAGGTATCATAATGGGAGGTAAGTTTAGCTTCGCGGGATTTCAAGTCCTTGGGGTTATCCTCACGATAATTGCATTGTCTTTGGTATTCATGAGTCGGAAGCACCGTGAATCAGGGCAATTGCAGGAGTCGGCTAATTCGGGCGCTAGCAAATAG
- a CDS encoding LysR family transcriptional regulator — MELLQLQYFLAVARLEHMTEAARNLHVTQSSLSKTIQRLEEDLGVPLFDRVGRKLRLNESGSRFLRRAERALFELEQGKQELSDLSSPEHGTLELAVTTASTLPNILREFRKKRPDIQYHVQMLTTQEMVTLLNRGEVDYCLSSPPIKGDDIECQIVFIDPILVAVPKGHRLANRSSVSLTELRDEWFVGVKSGYGTRDLIDSVCKSVGFVPKYVYEGDEPARLSTLVEAEIGLAFIPSTARNSREDIQYLQVENHELEREIALLWHRSRYISQAALEFREVVVEYFGALSKQTI, encoded by the coding sequence ATGGAACTTCTGCAACTGCAATATTTTCTCGCGGTAGCTCGGTTGGAACATATGACTGAAGCTGCACGAAATCTACACGTTACTCAATCTTCACTAAGCAAAACGATTCAGCGTTTGGAGGAGGATCTGGGGGTACCTTTATTCGATCGGGTAGGAAGAAAGCTGCGACTGAATGAGTCCGGAAGCCGGTTCCTTCGCCGAGCTGAAAGGGCATTATTTGAATTGGAGCAGGGAAAACAGGAGCTTAGCGATTTATCCAGTCCTGAACATGGCACACTCGAATTAGCGGTGACGACCGCAAGCACATTACCCAATATCCTGCGAGAGTTTCGGAAAAAGCGGCCTGATATTCAATACCATGTGCAAATGTTGACCACGCAGGAAATGGTTACACTTCTTAATAGAGGAGAGGTTGATTATTGCTTATCCTCACCTCCAATAAAAGGGGATGACATCGAATGTCAAATCGTCTTTATCGATCCGATTCTTGTGGCTGTTCCAAAGGGGCATCGGCTGGCTAATCGAAGCAGCGTATCTTTGACAGAGCTAAGGGATGAATGGTTTGTTGGTGTAAAGAGTGGCTATGGTACTCGCGATTTAATAGACTCTGTATGCAAATCGGTTGGATTTGTGCCTAAATATGTGTATGAGGGGGATGAACCTGCAAGGCTTAGCACTCTTGTGGAAGCTGAAATTGGCTTAGCTTTCATACCAAGCACGGCACGGAATTCACGGGAAGATATCCAATACCTCCAAGTAGAGAATCACGAATTGGAAAGGGAGATAGCTCTATTGTGGCACAGGAGCCGGTACATTTCTCAGGCTGCTTTGGAATTTCGGGAGGTAGTTGTAGAATATTTTGGAGCGTTATCCAAACAGACAATTTAA